A window of Microbispora hainanensis genomic DNA:
GGGCACTTCGCCTCACTGCAGGCACCGGACCTCCTGGTCGCCGACATCCGGGACTTCTTCCGGAAACTCAAGGCCCGGTAGGCGGCAGGCGGGTACGGCCGCGCGCGCCGCGGACACCTTGCGGCCCGAAGACACACAGCGCAGCGAAGACACAGCGCAGCGAGGACACACAGCGCAGCCGGACGACGCCGCGCAGCCGGAAGACACAGCGCACGTGGAGCCGATCTCCGGTGGGGGCTCACTCCGGCTGCGGCAGGTCGATGGCCGCGAGCTTGGCCGGGTCGGCCACGATCGCGATGTCGGTGATCCGGCCGCCGGTGATGGTGAACGCCATGACCGACAGCGGGGCGCCGTCCTCGCGCCATGCCACGTACCCGGGGAGGCCGTTGACGAGCACCGCCCGGCCTCGCACGGCCAGGCCTGCGGCCATGCGGCTCTGCGCGCCGGCGGCGACCTCGGTGGCGCCGAGGACGACGACCACACCGTGAGAGAGATCGGCGGTCAGCTTCACCTCGGGGTCGAGCACCCGCAGCAACCCCTCGAAGTCGCCGTCGCGCGCCGCCGCGAGGAACGCCTGGACCACCTCGCGCTGCTCTCGTCCGCCGGCAGCCGGATGCTCGGCCGTCTGCACCTTCCTGCGGGCGCGGCTGGCGAGCATCTTGGCGGCGGCGGTGGACCTGCCGAGGATCTTGCCGATCTCGTCGAACGAGACCGCGAACAGGTCGTGCAGCACGAACGCCAGCCGCTCGCTCGGCCCGAGCGACTCCAGGACGACGAGGAGCGCCAGCCCGACCGAGTCGGCGAGCGCCACGTCGTCGTCGGGCGCCGGGCCGGCGTCGACCGTCACGACGAGCGCGGGCAGCCGGTCGTCGTAGGACGCCTCGGGCCGGGCCTGACGCGACCGCAGGACGTCGAGGCTGATCCGGCCGACCACGGTGGTCAGCCAGCCGGCGACGTTGTGGATGGTCGCCGTGTCCTGGCGGGACAACCGCAGCCAGGCCTCCTGGACCACGTCTT
This region includes:
- a CDS encoding sigma-70 family RNA polymerase sigma factor is translated as MSDTSPADPVTEAFEAQRDRLRAVAYRMLGSHADAEDVVQEAWLRLSRQDTATIHNVAGWLTTVVGRISLDVLRSRQARPEASYDDRLPALVVTVDAGPAPDDDVALADSVGLALLVVLESLGPSERLAFVLHDLFAVSFDEIGKILGRSTAAAKMLASRARRKVQTAEHPAAGGREQREVVQAFLAAARDGDFEGLLRVLDPEVKLTADLSHGVVVVLGATEVAAGAQSRMAAGLAVRGRAVLVNGLPGYVAWREDGAPLSVMAFTITGGRITDIAIVADPAKLAAIDLPQPE